A window of the Helianthus annuus cultivar XRQ/B chromosome 4, HanXRQr2.0-SUNRISE, whole genome shotgun sequence genome harbors these coding sequences:
- the LOC118491464 gene encoding uncharacterized protein LOC118491464: MDSPSFSSIVNFYYKKFFADGDESTDEEVEQEAVTSACQLAVRYVKHCRYPEPEIKTRDYIERDRRAAHDRLMKDYFDEAPTFSNSEIFRRCFRMSKRLFQRIVDDLETNYDYFKQKADAKGTLGFTGIQKCTSALRVLAYGNTIDINDEYLKMAEKTTQDTLEHFCRGIIDLYGARYLRTPTWDGLQKIY, encoded by the exons atggaTTCCCCTAGTTTCTCTTCCATAGTGAATTTTTACTACAAAAAGTTTTTTGCGGATGGCGATGAATCCACCGATGAGGAGGtcgagcaagaggcggttacgagtgcTTGTCAATTAGCGGTGAGATATGTGAAGCATTGTCGCTATCCCGAACCTGAAATTAAAACAAGAGATTATATTGAACGAGACCGACGCGCGGCACACGATCGGTTGATGAAAGATTACTTTGATGAGGCGCCGACATTTTCAAACTCAGAAATTTTTAGGCGTTGTTTCCGAATGAGTAAGCGTTTGTTTCAACGCATAGTCGACGACTTGGAAACCAACtacgattattttaaacaaaaagcggATGCGAAAGGGACACTTGGATTTACCGGTATCCAAAAGTGTACGTCGGCGCTACGAGTCCTTGCTTACGGAAACACAatcgacatcaacgacgagtatttaaAAATGGCCGAGAAAACAACGCAAGACACATTGGAGCATTTTTGTCGCG GTATTATTGATTTGTATGGTGCGCGTTATCTTAGAACGCCCACATGGGACGGCCTTCAAAAGATCTACTAG